CTGACGATGTGGTTGGTGGAAACACTGCCAGTGATGGCAAGTCCTGGACTCAACAAGCCAGTGACGCTGTTTTCGGAGAAAAGAAGTAAATATTTATAGTGAATGAATAACTTTTGTCCCTAATTGTAGGCTGAAATTGAGCAAGTGTTTTTGCAAGAAGTGTTGGCCAATCTTCATTGCTATGGTGTTGCACCGCAGCCATGAGGTATTGTGTGCATACACGACCATTTGCCCTCAAACGCGTAGCGAGCCTATTTACGTCTCAGTCTCATTACACCAAACATGACAGTAAAGGCAAATAATGCTGAACAAGcgtacttggacttgtgTAGAAGGATTATAAACGAAGGTGAACACCGGCCAGATAGAACTGGTACCGGTACCAAGTCGCTTTTTGCTCCTCCACAATTGAGGTTCGATTTGGCTAACGATACTTTCCCATTGTTAACCACCAAGAAAGTATTCACAAAAGGTATCATCCACGAATTGTTATGGTTTATTGCCGGGTGCACTGATGGTAAGAAGTTGTCGGACTTGGGAGTCAAGATCTGGGAAGGAAACGGCTCAAGAGAATACTTGGACTCTTTAGGGTTGACTCAACGCAGAGAAGGTGATTTAGGACCCGTGTATGGTTTCCAGTGGAGACACTTTGGTGCCACATACACCGACTGTGATGCCGACTACACGGGCCAGGGGATTGACCAATTacaagaaatcatcaaacgGTTAAAAACCAATCCTTACGACAGAAGAATCATCATGTCTGCTTGGAATCCGTCCGATTTTAGTAAGATGGCCTTGCCTCCATGCCACGTCTTCTGCCAGTTTTACGTCAATTTCCCCCAAGGTGGCAAGCCCAAATTGTCGTGTTTGATGTACCAGCGCTCGTGTGACATGGGTTTGGGAGTTCCTTTCAATATCGCTTCTTATGCTCTCATGACCAAGATGATTGCACATGTGGTAGATATGGACTGTGGAGAGTTCATACACACCATGGGAGATTGTCACGTCTACCTCGATCATGTGGATGCTTTGAAGGAGCAGATGGAGAGGACTCCAAGAGACTTTCCCAAATTGGTGATTAAGTCGGACAGAAAAGATGAGATCAAATCGATAGATGACTTCAGGTACGAGGACTTTGAAATCACCGACTACAAGCCATATCCGCCTATtaagatgaagatgagtgTTTGATGTGAGGTGGAGTTTGAAACATTATGTACATTAGTTATTGATGGTATATCTTCGACTAGTTCTCTTGGCGCCATCAGTAAAATCGTCGACTGAAATATCATCGTTTTTCTTCGACTGGACCTTGTGAGGCAAGTTCGGTTTATTGGAATCAACTCTACT
The sequence above is drawn from the Yamadazyma tenuis chromosome 3, complete sequence genome and encodes:
- the TMP1 gene encoding Thymidylate synthase (BUSCO:EOG09263RVR; EggNog:ENOG503NXI6; COG:F), producing the protein MTVKANNAEQAYLDLCRRIINEGEHRPDRTGTGTKSLFAPPQLRFDLANDTFPLLTTKKVFTKGIIHELLWFIAGCTDGKKLSDLGVKIWEGNGSREYLDSLGLTQRREGDLGPVYGFQWRHFGATYTDCDADYTGQGIDQLQEIIKRLKTNPYDRRIIMSAWNPSDFSKMALPPCHVFCQFYVNFPQGGKPKLSCLMYQRSCDMGLGVPFNIASYALMTKMIAHVVDMDCGEFIHTMGDCHVYLDHVDALKEQMERTPRDFPKLVIKSDRKDEIKSIDDFRYEDFEITDYKPYPPIKMKMSV